GCCCCCCTTTATTCGCACCACGAAACGCTAATAAATTAGGTTTTTCTGCATACTAATCGATTTTCTTCATTATGACTAAtgaattctattaaaattgctttattttattatccttGGAAATAGAGcgatgaattaaattaattttattcatttcatGCAGCtatctttttcttttattttcaattaccTTTTCGTTAGCATTCAAGGaacattttttcatataattctctaaaattaattttgaaccAGTACTTCGTACTCTCTGAAGGGAACTTCTTCGCCGTTGTAAGGAATGTAAAGGCTGCCGTGGCTTGGATGTacctatttaattattaatttttttttattcatttaatttattatttacccgagtcgaaatattagacgtaaattgaacgtttttaacgttttggacattaaaaactcaatttgacagcttttaacttattcaaaacgtagattggagtatcataaatcaacaacgtaactaaaacctatttagacttacaataagaaaacataagcataccaaataaatttttttcatcgattttgtactcttagattataatcacgtcaattccttaaaattttgtcgtccgcctttctggctcttaaataaaaaattcgtattttgaaaaaaaaattttttcagtttcgtACTTCTATCTAATACTATTACatcttttcatatattatgatgtcaagattatgaaaattgtgattacaaatattgaaataaattaattaatgttatcttaaaactaaaatcataactcatgaaattaccaattttttacgaaccaaaatacaaaaaaatcgttcaatttactttcaaaacgttaaaaacgttcaattcatgttaaaaacgttaagaacattcaatttacgtttaaaacgttacgAACATTcaacttacgtctaatatttcgactcgggtactctttaaatatttaccttTCCTACGCAAGGAGTTCCGTTGTGATGAGCGCGACCGATAAATAAAACTTCTCCATTACTAGTTCTGCCACCCTCAACAGCTCCGGGTGGTACTTGACCATTTCTCGATGGTATCCATTGAAACTCAGCTGGcattaaaatctataaatataattataattaattatgataaaatattgcGAAGTAGAAAAGTAGGACAGGTGGGGatgctaaaataataattttaatacgcGAACTTAAATAGCCTCAGTTACTAGTTACTATATATagtgttttaatttatatttatataaaatttatacaaattctTTACAACTGGGGCATCTCAATAGCttttaatacataaaaaaaaattaatttaattaaatgtgaGCCTTTATAATCAATTCATCATGAGTAGTTTGCGTAACATTTTACGTTGATAAGAttaactcgaaaaaaaaaattacggctGGGTTTTTGATCTATATCTTGCTAAAAAAAGTCTGACAGAATTCTGCGTTATATACAGTTATAAGAAATTAGTCATGCTACGAAACGGTTTTGTAAGTAAAATTGGATTatctgacattttttttttttttttttttttcattgacttgtttagaaaattacattttaatctCGACTGATTTAAGAGCTTTTGCTAccgagacttttttttttagctaattTAATTCCCTTTAAAAATGAGTTACGCCCAATTTGgctagacttttttttaggagacttaaattaatatatcgagcgcaattttttcattcgttTCAGATttagtgaaaatattaaaaaatcaacacTATCGTAAAATTGATATTCAATGCCacttatttaatgaaattttttttgtgtactaTGAGCTCGAGTATATTTACATAttgtcataaatatatatttttatcactgaaACAAAATGAGTTTCTGCATCAACAACTACTAAATCAACCTTATCTACAATTAGACAAAAAATTCATGCCTCGATAGCtactgaattgaaaaaaaattatctctgatttaaataaaaaaattttaatttaaattgaatttaaaaaaaaaaattaataaacaaaaacaagAATCCCCccgagttttaaaaaaatacaaacttCGAAGTCATGTTTCATGTGTTCAGCGCCACCATGAGCAATATAAGCAACCCCATGTTCGGGCTTAGCTTTAGCCGGTAACAAATCGCCATGATGATGTGCACGACCAACAACAAGATGAGCGCCATCCAAGTCACGACCAATAGTAATCATCCCAGGAGCCCAATACCTTGCTCCAGAATATCTCACCCACTTGTATCCTGCGGTACAGAAACAGAGTAAGAGTAAGAGTAAGAGTGAGAATGGGAGTGAGTAAGAGAATAGGGAAACCACCATTGATTCACTCTGGTATTGTGGTGTACTTCAGGGATTCACAGACGTGGGCACGATTGTGGAAACAATTGTGGTGTATGATACCGTGCAACAGATTTGCTCGCTGATTacaccccccccccctttgGTGGCGGTGATGGTGGGTTTTGCGCTTGATAGAATTCAGTTTACTACTGTCTATGTCTATCAAGTACATTGCGCTATCCAATATCCACTAAAAGTTCTATTTCACTGGTCATTTACTTGTCATTGTCGGGCTATACATTACAGTGCTATGTAAATCTCatacatttaattatacatgtaattataatttatctcaTTGGGCGCACACGTCAGACACACgcatttaataattgttatttttatgataaatttatttac
This genomic interval from Microplitis mediator isolate UGA2020A chromosome 2, iyMicMedi2.1, whole genome shotgun sequence contains the following:
- the LOC130664203 gene encoding natterin-3-like, with protein sequence MPGYKWVRYSGARYWAPGMITIGRDLDGAHLVVGRAHHHGDLLPAKAKPEHGVAYIAHGGAEHMKHDFEILMPAEFQWIPSRNGQVPPGAVEGGRTSNGEVLFIGRAHHNGTPCVGKVHPSHGSLYIPYNGEEVPFREYEVLVQN